Below is a genomic region from Microbacterium sp. LWO12-1.2.
GCCAGACGGATGCTGGGCAGGTGCTCACCGGATGCGGAGCCGTGCAGGTCGTTCTGCGCCTCGGTCGTGAACGGGAACGCCGGGGTCTCGACGAAGCCGGCGGCAGCGAGCGCGTCGGCGACGCGACGGCGGCCCTGCTGCAGCGGCGTGAGGCCACGGCCGGACGGCGGCGTCGGCAGCACCGAGGGGATGCGGTCGAGTCCGTGGATGCGCGCGACCTCTTCGGCCAGCGTCCACTTGTCGGTCAGATCCGGGCGCCAGGTGGGCGGGATGACCGTCCACCCAAGGGTCCTTGAGCCTCCGTCCTGGGTCCCTGAGCCTCCGTCCTGGGTCCCTGAGCCTCCGTCCTGGGTCCCTGAGCCTCCGTCCTGGGTCCCTGAGCTTGTCGAAGGGTCGGCAACCGCCACCTCGGCGCCGATCGTGGTCAGCGCGCCGGTGATCTCGTCGTCGGTGTAGTCGACGCCGATGAGCCCCTGCACGAAGCCGGCAGGCAGCTCGATCTCGGCGACGAAGACCTCGGCGAACAGCGCGCCTCCCTCTTCCGTGAGCGTGCCGCCGGCCAGATCGACCATGAGGTCGGCGGCACGTCGCGCGGCCACGAACGGGATCAACGGGTCGACACCGCGCTCGAAGCGCTTGGACGCCTCACTGGGCAGCTTGTGCCGACGGGCCGTGCGCGCGATCGTGATGGGGTCGAAGGTCGCGGCCTCGATCAGCACGTTCTTCGTGGTCTCGCTCATCTCGGTCGTGCCGCCGCCCATGACGCCGGCCAGACCGATCGGACCGGAGCCGTCGGTGATGAGCAGGTCCTCGACGTGGAGCGCGCGGTCCTGGCCGTCGAGCGTGGTCATCTTCTCGCCCGGCGTCGCACGGCGCACCGTGATGCCGCCGTCGAGCTTGTCGAGGTCGTAGCCGTGCAGGGGCTGCCCCAGCTCGAGCATGACGTAGTTCGTGATGTCGATCAGCACGCCCAGCGAGCGCATGCCCGCCAGCGTCAACCGGGCGATCATCCACGGCGGGGTCGGACGCGAAGGGTCGACGCCGCGCACCACGCGAGTGACGAACTCGCTCGCACCGACACGGCCGCGCACCGGCGCGACGTCGTCGACGACGGTCGTGTGTCCGCTGCCCGGCTGCAGCTCCGCGAAGTCTCGGTCGGCGGGGTCGCGGAACGTCGCTCCGGTCGCGTGCGAGTACTCGCGGGCGACACCGCGCAACGAGAACGCGTAGCCGCGGTCGGGCGTGACGTTGATCTCGACAGCGACGTCGTCGAGCCCCAGCAGCGCGATCGCATCGGTGCCGACGGGTGCGTCGATGCCGAGGTCGGAGAGCACGACGATGCCGTTGTGCTCATCCCCCAGGCCGAGCTCCCGCGCCGACGCGATCATGCCGTCGGACACGTGGCCGTAGGTCTTGCGCGCGGCGATCGGGAACGGCCCTGGGAGCACAGCGCCGGGCAGGGTGACGATGACCTTGTCGCCGGCGACGAAGTTGTGCGCGCCGCAGACGATGCCACGGATACCGCCGTGTTCCTCGCCCACGTCGACCTGGCACCAGTTGATGGTCTTGCCGTTGGACTGCGGCTCGCCCTCCAGCGAGACGACCTGCCCGACGACGACGGGACCGGAGATCTCGAAGCGGTGCACGTCCTCCTCTTCGAAGCCGACCGTCACCAACGCCGCGAGGACATCCTCCGGCGCGGCATCCGCTGCCACATCGACGTACTCACGCAACCACGAAAGCGGGACGCGCATCACACCACCATCCCGTACTGCTCGCTGAAACGGACATCGCCCTCGGCCATGTCGCGCATGTCCTGCACATCGCTGCGGAACATGAGTCCCCGCTCGATGCCCATTCCGAACGCGAAGCCGCTGTACACCTCGGGGTCGATCCCTGCCGCGCGCAGCACGTTCGGGTTGACCATGCCGCAGCCGCCCCACTCGATCCAGCGCGCGCCGCCCTTGAAGGTCGGGTGCCACAGGTCGAGCTCGGCGGAGGGCTCGGTGAAGGGGAAGTAGTTGGTGCGGAAACGCGTCTTGGCCTCGGCGCCGAAGAGCTGCTTCGCGAAGTGATCCAGGGTGCCCTTGAGGTGCGCCATCGTGATGCCCTTGTCGATCACGAGGCCCTCGAACTGGGTGAAGACAGGGAGGTGCGTGGCGTCGAACTCATCGGTCCGGTAGACGCGGCCGGGGCACAGCACGTAGATCGGCACCTCACGGTCGAGCATCGAGCGCACCTGCACGGGGCTCGTGTGCGTGCGCATCACGAGGTGACGCGAGGTCGGGTCGACGTAGAACGTGTCCTGCTCCTGGCGCGCAGGGTGATCCACGTCGAAGTTGAGCGCGTCGAAGTTGAACCA
It encodes:
- a CDS encoding phenylalanine--tRNA ligase subunit beta — its product is MRVPLSWLREYVDVAADAAPEDVLAALVTVGFEEEDVHRFEISGPVVVGQVVSLEGEPQSNGKTINWCQVDVGEEHGGIRGIVCGAHNFVAGDKVIVTLPGAVLPGPFPIAARKTYGHVSDGMIASARELGLGDEHNGIVVLSDLGIDAPVGTDAIALLGLDDVAVEINVTPDRGYAFSLRGVAREYSHATGATFRDPADRDFAELQPGSGHTTVVDDVAPVRGRVGASEFVTRVVRGVDPSRPTPPWMIARLTLAGMRSLGVLIDITNYVMLELGQPLHGYDLDKLDGGITVRRATPGEKMTTLDGQDRALHVEDLLITDGSGPIGLAGVMGGGTTEMSETTKNVLIEAATFDPITIARTARRHKLPSEASKRFERGVDPLIPFVAARRAADLMVDLAGGTLTEEGGALFAEVFVAEIELPAGFVQGLIGVDYTDDEITGALTTIGAEVAVADPSTSSGTQDGGSGTQDGGSGTQDGGSGTQDGGSRTLGWTVIPPTWRPDLTDKWTLAEEVARIHGLDRIPSVLPTPPSGRGLTPLQQGRRRVADALAAAGFVETPAFPFTTEAQNDLHGSASGEHLPSIRLANPLDGQAPFLRRSLVPGLLQTAHRNIARGLTDLAIFETGAVFLPEPGVTYGTDEVPPLGVRPSDETLAALNASIPPQHRHLALLLTGNIVSRQPGRPAEPAGLSEALDAARVIASAAGVEIDVVQSQRAALHPGRTGTLQVDGAEVGYVGELHPVVSDDADLPGRAVVLELDLDLILSLAGRRVVAESLSTFTAATQDVSLTLPADVAAGDVRAALAEGAGALLESVRLVDDYRGEGVPDGSKSLTFALRFRADDRTLTAAEATEAKLAGVAVAAERFGAALRD
- the pheS gene encoding phenylalanine--tRNA ligase subunit alpha — its product is MSESPEITPEAVEAAVAAALAAIGAAADTAELKAVRAAHVAEGSPLAVLNASMRQVAPENKAAFGKLVGQGRGQVTQALAAKEAELAAAEVTARLEAERIDITAVPSRTRVGARHPLTLLQDQVCDIFVGMGWEIAEGPELEHEWFNFDALNFDVDHPARQEQDTFYVDPTSRHLVMRTHTSPVQVRSMLDREVPIYVLCPGRVYRTDEFDATHLPVFTQFEGLVIDKGITMAHLKGTLDHFAKQLFGAEAKTRFRTNYFPFTEPSAELDLWHPTFKGGARWIEWGGCGMVNPNVLRAAGIDPEVYSGFAFGMGIERGLMFRSDVQDMRDMAEGDVRFSEQYGMVV